From Desulfovibrio intestinalis, one genomic window encodes:
- a CDS encoding precorrin-2 dehydrogenase/sirohydrochlorin ferrochelatase family protein encodes METFAPKTTLYPLFLSLTGLHCLLVGLGQVGQRKLAGLLACDPASVLVLDPHASTQQDPTLLNMLDDGRVRLEYRICTADDIDGKALVFAATGSVAENQRVAALCRSQGVLCNCASAPDDGSFHVPAVARCAPLAAALSTGGASPALARRWKDELTQWLVPRARMAALMGRLRPMVLALNAETVHNTKLFRKLTASPLQQWLEDGDLENCRQWLLAELPSELHAHIAELLYDLP; translated from the coding sequence ATGGAAACTTTCGCGCCTAAAACTACCCTGTACCCGCTCTTTCTTTCTCTCACCGGGCTGCATTGTCTGCTGGTGGGGCTGGGTCAGGTGGGGCAGCGCAAGTTGGCCGGGCTTCTGGCCTGTGATCCCGCTTCGGTGCTGGTGCTTGATCCGCATGCGTCGACGCAGCAGGACCCGACCTTGCTCAACATGCTGGATGATGGACGAGTGCGTCTTGAATACCGCATTTGCACGGCAGACGACATAGACGGCAAAGCTCTTGTGTTCGCTGCCACAGGAAGCGTCGCGGAAAACCAGCGTGTAGCGGCCTTGTGCCGCAGCCAGGGCGTGCTGTGCAACTGCGCCAGTGCCCCTGACGATGGAAGCTTCCATGTGCCAGCAGTGGCGCGCTGCGCTCCTTTGGCCGCTGCCCTGTCCACTGGAGGCGCTAGCCCTGCTCTTGCCCGGCGCTGGAAGGATGAATTGACCCAATGGCTGGTACCACGCGCCCGAATGGCCGCCCTTATGGGCAGACTGCGCCCAATGGTTCTTGCCTTGAATGCCGAGACAGTGCACAATACAAAGTTGTTCCGAAAGCTTACAGCTTCGCCCCTGCAGCAATGGCTGGAGGACGGAGATTTAGAAAACTGCCGCCAGTGGTTGCTGGCGGAACTGCCGTCGGAACTGCACGCTCATATAGCGGAGTTACTTTATGATCTCCCCTGA
- a CDS encoding glycosyltransferase family 9 protein, whose amino-acid sequence MAAFLVIQAARFGDVVQTGRLLRGLAQQGQVHLAVDAGLARLARLIYPFATVHSLALHNCHEHDVLEKNIRVLADWRNSDFTAVYNCNFSGLTAALCRMFEPEIVVGYRPVTNGIWRSPWARMAMQLTRQRVLSSLNLVDFWAHFASGSLPPAAVNPVAAPGGEGIGVVLAGRESRRSLPVPVLAEVVRTAFAAMGGPRVRLLGSNAEKNVAHRLQRLLPAKMLDRVEDLSGKTDWPGLVDAVKGLDALITPDTGTMHLAAHLGVPVLAFFLSSAFAHETGPYGEGHLIWQAERHCVPCLESAPCPYNTACLEPFRSQELLRSLTLALTEGTKRVKLPDGLQLWRSHIDSLGAVLRLEAGTDMHAAKRTQVREFLASYCNVSSLEQMDDIFSKMKFTDDDGLGNTWLFDEWLCRDVDWMLPPDRYC is encoded by the coding sequence ATGGCGGCTTTTTTGGTCATTCAGGCAGCCCGTTTTGGAGATGTGGTGCAAACCGGGCGGTTATTGCGCGGTCTTGCGCAACAGGGGCAGGTACATCTGGCTGTTGACGCGGGGCTGGCACGCCTTGCCCGCTTGATCTACCCTTTTGCCACTGTGCACAGCCTTGCTTTACACAACTGTCATGAACATGATGTTCTGGAAAAAAATATACGGGTATTGGCCGACTGGCGAAACAGTGATTTTACTGCCGTCTATAACTGCAATTTTTCTGGTTTGACAGCGGCCTTGTGCCGCATGTTTGAACCAGAGATTGTAGTTGGCTACAGGCCTGTTACAAATGGCATATGGCGCTCACCCTGGGCCAGAATGGCCATGCAGCTGACCCGTCAGCGCGTACTTTCATCCCTTAATCTTGTGGATTTTTGGGCTCATTTTGCTTCCGGCTCTTTGCCGCCAGCTGCAGTAAATCCTGTGGCTGCACCAGGTGGAGAGGGAATTGGCGTGGTTCTGGCCGGGCGTGAATCGCGGCGTTCCTTGCCGGTACCTGTGCTGGCCGAGGTTGTACGCACAGCTTTTGCAGCTATGGGGGGACCGCGTGTACGTCTGCTCGGCTCCAATGCAGAAAAGAACGTGGCCCATCGGCTTCAGCGGCTTCTGCCTGCAAAAATGCTGGACCGTGTGGAAGACCTGAGTGGCAAGACCGATTGGCCAGGACTTGTTGACGCCGTCAAAGGGCTGGATGCCCTGATTACTCCTGATACGGGAACAATGCATCTTGCTGCGCATCTTGGCGTGCCCGTACTGGCTTTTTTTCTCTCCTCAGCTTTTGCGCATGAAACTGGCCCTTATGGGGAGGGGCATCTGATCTGGCAGGCTGAACGCCATTGCGTCCCTTGCCTGGAATCTGCTCCATGCCCCTATAACACGGCCTGTCTTGAGCCTTTTCGCAGTCAGGAGTTGCTGCGTTCCCTCACTCTTGCTCTCACAGAGGGAACGAAGCGGGTGAAGCTGCCTGATGGTTTGCAACTGTGGCGAAGTCATATTGATTCGCTGGGAGCAGTGTTGCGTCTTGAGGCCGGAACTGACATGCATGCGGCCAAGCGCACTCAGGTGCGAGAATTTTTGGCCTCTTATTGTAACGTGTCCTCATTGGAACAGATGGACGATATTTTCAGTAAAATGAAATTTACCGATGACGACGGCTTAGGCAATACCTGGCTTTTTGACGAATGGTTGTGCCGCGACGTGGACTGGATGCTGCCGCCTGACAGATATTGTTGA
- a CDS encoding CgeB family protein, which yields MLSASLRILVVLPMYGGSLPIGRYCARALEEMGHSVRTFEAPLMFPAFTGLQGLGLPPAQTAQLENSFLQVVSQAVWAQVQAQEPHLVLALAQAPMGRSLLQRLKRAGVRTAMWFVEDHTVFQYWRAYAPLYDVFAIIQKQPFMSQLAEIGQNNFLYLPMAAHPDFHKPTDLSSEERREYGADIGFLGAGYPNRRLAFRPLLGRNFKIWGSDWEGENLLAAHVQRGGARIDAAESVKIYNATKVNLNLHSSLHTTDLVSRGDFVNPRTFELAAMNAFQLLDERSLLPELFAPGELATFGTIEEFYAKIDYFLAHPEERISYAARAQERVLRDHTYTRRMQTLLEFIAERMGPWPEAGVGGQAHDENGRGAIAAASLAQSLPPDLTPELAADLAATMSRTVERLGLGPNADFDSVVTALRARSGVLDEMETCLLFLDEWRKQYTK from the coding sequence ATGCTTTCTGCCTCTTTGAGAATTCTCGTTGTTTTACCGATGTATGGCGGTTCTTTGCCCATAGGAAGATACTGCGCTCGTGCCTTGGAAGAAATGGGGCACAGTGTGCGCACCTTTGAGGCTCCGCTCATGTTTCCGGCTTTTACGGGATTGCAGGGGCTTGGTTTACCCCCAGCGCAAACAGCGCAACTGGAAAATTCCTTTCTGCAAGTTGTGTCTCAGGCTGTATGGGCGCAAGTGCAGGCGCAGGAGCCGCATCTGGTGCTGGCTTTGGCGCAGGCTCCGATGGGCCGCAGCCTTCTTCAGCGGTTAAAGCGGGCCGGGGTGCGCACAGCCATGTGGTTTGTGGAAGACCACACGGTATTTCAATACTGGCGGGCTTACGCGCCTCTGTATGACGTTTTTGCCATTATTCAAAAGCAGCCTTTTATGAGCCAGTTGGCAGAAATTGGGCAAAACAATTTTCTCTACCTGCCGATGGCAGCCCATCCAGATTTTCATAAACCCACTGATCTCAGTTCCGAAGAACGGCGGGAATATGGGGCAGATATTGGATTTCTTGGGGCCGGGTATCCTAACCGCAGACTGGCTTTTCGTCCCTTGCTAGGCCGTAATTTCAAAATCTGGGGTTCGGATTGGGAGGGCGAAAACTTGCTGGCTGCCCACGTACAACGAGGTGGCGCTCGCATCGATGCAGCAGAGAGCGTAAAAATTTATAATGCCACCAAGGTGAACCTCAACCTGCATTCCAGTCTGCATACGACGGATTTGGTGAGCCGCGGTGATTTTGTTAATCCCCGTACATTTGAGCTGGCTGCAATGAACGCTTTTCAACTTCTGGACGAGCGCAGTCTCTTGCCCGAGCTGTTTGCCCCGGGTGAATTGGCTACTTTTGGCACGATTGAAGAATTTTATGCCAAGATTGACTATTTTCTTGCGCACCCGGAAGAAAGAATCTCCTATGCCGCGCGGGCACAGGAGCGGGTATTGCGCGACCATACCTATACGCGCCGCATGCAAACCCTGCTTGAGTTTATCGCCGAGCGTATGGGCCCCTGGCCTGAAGCTGGAGTGGGGGGGCAGGCGCACGATGAAAATGGAAGGGGTGCTATTGCAGCGGCTTCTTTGGCGCAATCCTTACCGCCTGATCTGACGCCGGAACTGGCGGCAGACCTGGCCGCCACCATGTCGCGTACGGTTGAGCGCTTGGGCCTTGGCCCGAATGCAGATTTTGATTCTGTGGTTACGGCCCTCAGGGCCAGGTCAGGAGTTCTTGACGAAATGGAGACCTGCCTGCTCTTTTTGGATGAATGGCGCAAGCAGTACACCAAGTAG
- the tnpA gene encoding IS200/IS605 family transposase, whose amino-acid sequence MGDAKSLAHTKWNCKYHIVFAPKYRRQVFYGEKRRAVGDILRKLCEWKDVKILEAECCPDHIHMLLEIPPKISVSSFMGYLKGKSSLMLYEQFGDLKFKYRSREFWCRGFYVDTVGKNTSKIHDYIKKQLDRDKLGDQLSLPYPGSPFTGLK is encoded by the coding sequence ATGGGTGACGCCAAAAGTTTAGCTCACACAAAGTGGAACTGTAAATATCACATAGTGTTTGCCCCCAAATACCGTAGGCAAGTATTTTATGGTGAGAAAAGGCGAGCGGTAGGGGATATTTTGCGGAAACTATGTGAGTGGAAAGACGTAAAAATACTAGAGGCAGAATGCTGCCCAGATCATATCCACATGCTGCTTGAGATACCCCCGAAAATAAGTGTATCGAGTTTTATGGGGTATTTAAAAGGTAAAAGTAGCTTGATGCTCTATGAACAATTCGGTGATCTCAAATTCAAATACCGCAGCCGTGAGTTTTGGTGCCGCGGGTTTTATGTGGATACCGTAGGCAAGAATACTTCAAAAATTCATGACTATATAAAGAAGCAACTGGATAGAGACAAACTCGGCGATCAGTTGAGCCTTCCGTACCCAGGTAGCCCGTTTACGGGCCTCAAGTAA
- the ybgF gene encoding tol-pal system protein YbgF → MKKLFAVSLACVVLAAGCASSAQMRHVEDKETASQRTLRETDQRLRTLEQSVATLDSQMAQLKNRTFEVRTRGGQKTSMTVVPILPPAPLTVPPTAGVSSAGQNGAGTAEASSAGSYQREVALGQNGPSVITAPASGTGTPVAPMSSSVPAAKQSQPAAAPANNGAQAVTPAPAPAGAPKGKIIDPATQPTSFPPAAPATASQTAAAPSASASSPAGRTVTAGPSGQVGVPGKNTASVSGAGAAVGLPPVAAPEPVVPPAVNPTNFSAQAANQSVVPASSGKGDPAGGNTAVPIPALPPSALALPPEHPGLPPVEAASPAATPLATAAQATSQPVAPAEVKPAATVNTATPANQTPQQAAKPTKNEKAAYEAALKVMTAGRSAEGISRFETFLQEYPHGGYAANAEYWIGEGLYAQGKYQDALNQFRKVDASYPQHHKNADALLKTGMCLSRLGDKDAATQAYKQLLTRFPNSEAARIARSRGLAR, encoded by the coding sequence ATGAAAAAACTTTTTGCTGTTTCTTTGGCTTGCGTTGTTTTAGCTGCAGGCTGTGCATCGTCTGCGCAGATGCGACATGTAGAAGATAAAGAAACTGCCAGCCAAAGAACCTTGCGCGAAACCGATCAGCGGTTACGCACTTTGGAGCAGAGTGTGGCCACTCTGGACAGCCAGATGGCCCAGCTCAAGAACAGAACTTTTGAAGTGCGCACCCGTGGCGGCCAGAAGACCAGCATGACTGTTGTACCCATTTTACCACCGGCCCCATTGACCGTGCCGCCTACGGCAGGAGTCTCTTCGGCGGGGCAGAATGGAGCAGGCACTGCTGAAGCATCTTCTGCAGGTTCGTACCAGCGCGAAGTAGCCCTGGGGCAAAACGGACCATCTGTGATTACAGCTCCCGCGTCTGGCACTGGAACGCCAGTAGCTCCCATGTCTTCATCAGTCCCGGCCGCAAAGCAATCGCAGCCCGCTGCTGCACCTGCAAACAATGGAGCGCAGGCTGTTACCCCAGCGCCTGCTCCAGCAGGTGCACCCAAGGGAAAAATTATTGATCCTGCAACGCAGCCAACCTCCTTTCCGCCTGCTGCCCCGGCCACAGCGTCACAAACTGCGGCTGCACCATCAGCTTCCGCCAGTTCTCCCGCTGGCCGGACAGTTACGGCTGGCCCCAGCGGACAAGTGGGAGTTCCCGGCAAAAATACTGCTTCTGTTAGCGGAGCAGGAGCCGCGGTTGGTTTGCCCCCAGTGGCGGCTCCTGAACCAGTTGTACCCCCTGCCGTAAATCCGACCAATTTTTCCGCACAAGCCGCCAATCAATCTGTTGTTCCGGCCAGTTCGGGCAAGGGCGATCCCGCTGGCGGCAATACTGCTGTGCCTATTCCTGCCTTGCCGCCTTCAGCGCTGGCGCTGCCCCCCGAGCATCCCGGTTTGCCTCCCGTGGAAGCAGCAAGCCCAGCCGCGACGCCCCTTGCGACTGCAGCGCAGGCCACTTCCCAGCCAGTGGCTCCTGCGGAAGTAAAACCCGCAGCGACAGTTAATACGGCTACACCGGCCAATCAGACCCCACAACAGGCCGCCAAACCAACCAAAAATGAAAAAGCCGCGTACGAGGCAGCCCTCAAGGTCATGACGGCCGGACGTTCTGCCGAAGGAATATCCCGGTTTGAAACCTTTTTGCAGGAATACCCTCATGGGGGATATGCGGCCAACGCAGAATACTGGATAGGCGAGGGGCTGTACGCTCAAGGCAAGTATCAGGATGCCCTGAACCAGTTCCGTAAAGTGGATGCGTCGTATCCGCAGCACCACAAAAATGCGGATGCCCTGCTCAAAACAGGTATGTGCCTGAGCCGTCTCGGTGATAAGGATGCAGCCACGCAGGCGTACAAGCAATTATTAACGCGCTTTCCCAATTCCGAAGCCGCCCGGATAGCCCGTTCACGCGGGCTGGCACGTTAA
- the dprA gene encoding DNA-processing protein DprA — protein MSEGFSWAELDEEARTEYWASLALRHCAGLGARSCSRLLRTFGSAYAAVQSRQRWREAGLNQKQAAEMATGSWRVTARQEWDRAHDLDADILLWTNPLYPSLLRQLPDAPVLLYCQGDMSLFQAPAFAIVGSRRSTDHGRTVAAHMARCLSSCGVTIISGMALGIDRVAHENALTRIGRSIGVLGTGIDVMYPPGNKTVFDNMHRYGLLVSEFMPGAQPLPEHFPIRNRIISGLALGVLVVEAASRSGSLITARLALEQNREVYAVPGPALDSHCMGCQELVRQGARPVFSAEDVLHDLAEQLRPFGISKASLSEDEKSAQKDTVAMQGKEAEGETASSASSQKGSRRKSCKDDGNAVHVAPAVQEQPRLDAAEQLAPAERRACLLDCLHQRGPMQADDLACVLDMAVSELNAMLVGLEMLGQVRRLPGARYEAGK, from the coding sequence ATGTCCGAAGGTTTTTCGTGGGCGGAGCTGGATGAAGAGGCCCGTACGGAATATTGGGCCAGTCTGGCCTTGCGTCATTGTGCTGGTCTTGGGGCGCGCTCATGCTCCCGTCTTTTGCGCACCTTCGGATCAGCGTATGCTGCCGTTCAGTCGCGGCAGCGTTGGCGTGAAGCAGGCCTGAATCAAAAACAGGCCGCTGAGATGGCCACGGGCTCATGGCGAGTTACTGCCCGGCAAGAATGGGATAGGGCGCATGATCTCGATGCCGACATCCTGCTTTGGACGAATCCCTTATATCCGTCACTGCTGCGTCAATTGCCCGATGCGCCAGTGCTGCTGTATTGCCAGGGCGATATGTCGCTTTTTCAAGCGCCAGCCTTTGCAATAGTAGGATCTCGGAGGTCCACGGACCATGGCAGAACTGTAGCCGCCCACATGGCGCGGTGTCTGTCATCCTGCGGCGTTACTATAATTTCAGGTATGGCGCTCGGCATTGACCGCGTTGCACACGAAAATGCTTTGACGCGTATTGGACGCAGTATTGGCGTTTTGGGCACGGGCATTGACGTGATGTACCCGCCGGGAAACAAAACCGTTTTTGACAATATGCATCGGTATGGCTTGCTGGTTTCGGAGTTTATGCCAGGGGCACAGCCCTTGCCTGAGCATTTTCCCATCCGTAACCGTATTATCAGTGGTCTTGCTCTTGGGGTTCTGGTAGTGGAGGCCGCCAGCCGCTCTGGAAGTCTTATTACCGCCCGACTGGCTCTGGAGCAAAACCGCGAGGTCTACGCCGTGCCCGGCCCGGCGCTGGATTCCCACTGTATGGGCTGCCAGGAGCTGGTGCGGCAGGGCGCGCGCCCGGTTTTCAGTGCTGAAGACGTCTTGCACGATTTGGCTGAACAGTTGCGGCCCTTTGGCATCAGTAAGGCCAGTTTGAGTGAAGATGAAAAAAGCGCGCAGAAAGATACTGTCGCTATGCAAGGAAAAGAAGCCGAAGGCGAAACTGCCAGTTCTGCTTCATCCCAAAAAGGATCTCGCCGTAAAAGCTGTAAAGATGACGGCAATGCTGTGCATGTTGCTCCTGCCGTTCAGGAGCAACCTCGTCTCGATGCTGCGGAACAGCTCGCTCCGGCAGAACGCAGGGCATGTTTGCTGGATTGTTTACACCAGCGGGGGCCCATGCAGGCTGACGATCTGGCGTGTGTTTTAGATATGGCAGTATCAGAACTTAATGCCATGCTGGTGGGGCTTGAAATGCTGGGGCAGGTGCGAAGGCTGCCGGGAGCCCGGTATGAGGCCGGAAAATGA
- a CDS encoding tyrosine recombinase XerC, whose protein sequence is MNGKKLKQGKGACRVRNISDPAIGSRSAVDVAELPPAGHTKGPASGTPSELLSSAAGIAESDDKAKPDRSALFIEAFLTWMAVQKGASEATLKAYGVDLAQLADFLRDQGVNLGQPQTVTRRHIQAFLAWLFRKGEAKSSMARKLAATRSFFRFQQRGGRVTENVAAQVRNPRQEKRHPRALNVDETFALLDASSGPAGAKGPVSGSAEEERTLCRDLALAELLYGSGLRISEALSLDVDDVQLSSRVLRVMGKGSKERLSPLSDTSYTSLKQWLEERPFLAQSEENALFVGTRGARLNRREAARIVERLCHRAGLSFTVSPHSLRHSFATHLLEAGADMRSVQELLGHQRLTTTQRYTQLSLERLMQTYDQAHPRAAKK, encoded by the coding sequence ATGAACGGAAAAAAACTGAAACAAGGCAAAGGCGCGTGCCGGGTAAGAAATATCTCTGATCCGGCTATTGGTTCTCGCTCGGCAGTGGATGTAGCAGAATTGCCTCCTGCCGGACATACAAAGGGGCCCGCGTCTGGGACTCCATCCGAGCTTTTATCCAGTGCGGCAGGCATTGCTGAAAGTGATGACAAGGCCAAGCCTGACCGTAGTGCGCTGTTTATTGAGGCTTTTTTAACCTGGATGGCTGTGCAGAAGGGGGCTTCAGAGGCTACGCTGAAAGCCTATGGCGTTGACCTGGCCCAACTGGCTGATTTTTTACGTGACCAGGGCGTTAATCTTGGGCAGCCGCAAACCGTAACACGCCGACATATCCAGGCTTTTTTGGCGTGGCTGTTTCGTAAGGGCGAAGCCAAAAGCTCTATGGCACGTAAGCTGGCAGCGACCCGTTCCTTCTTTCGTTTTCAGCAGCGCGGTGGTAGAGTAACGGAAAACGTGGCAGCCCAGGTACGAAATCCACGTCAGGAAAAGCGCCATCCACGCGCTCTTAATGTGGATGAAACGTTTGCCTTGCTGGATGCCTCGTCAGGACCTGCTGGCGCAAAAGGCCCAGTTTCTGGAAGTGCTGAAGAAGAGCGCACTCTTTGTAGGGACCTTGCCCTCGCTGAGCTGCTGTATGGTTCTGGCTTGCGCATATCCGAAGCTTTGAGTCTGGATGTTGACGACGTGCAGTTGTCGTCGCGCGTGTTGCGGGTTATGGGTAAAGGATCAAAAGAGAGGCTTTCGCCCCTGTCGGACACATCCTACACAAGTCTCAAGCAGTGGCTTGAAGAACGCCCTTTTTTGGCGCAATCAGAAGAAAACGCTTTGTTTGTGGGCACGCGTGGCGCTCGACTTAACAGGAGGGAGGCCGCCCGTATTGTGGAACGTTTGTGCCATCGCGCCGGGCTGTCGTTCACCGTTTCGCCCCACAGCTTGCGGCACTCCTTTGCAACCCACTTGCTTGAAGCCGGGGCAGACATGCGTAGTGTTCAAGAATTGTTGGGACATCAGCGCCTTACAACCACGCAGCGATATACGCAGTTAAGCCTTGAACGCCTTATGCAAACCTACGATCAGGCGCACCCCAGGGCTGCAAAAAAATAA
- a CDS encoding manganese-dependent inorganic pyrophosphatase, with amino-acid sequence MSALVLGHMNPDTDSIVSAIVAADLYSKRGMDVTPVAQGAPTPETEFVLKKFGLTAPQVISDVAGKDVYLVDYSDLAQAPKGMDSATVLGVVDHHKLGDVTTSAPLEAWIWPVGCTNTVLKNMYDFYGIEIPKNLAGAMLCAILSDTVIFKSPTCTPADKKAVEELAKIAGVSDVVSLGMEMFKVKSAVDGTPMKDLVFRDYKDFDMNGSKVGIGQLEVVDLSILEPVKAGLQAEIEKVKAEGRHSVFLLLTDIMKEGSEMLIVSDDPSVVEKAFGVKAEGSTVWLPGVMSRKKQVVPNFEKAFK; translated from the coding sequence ATGTCTGCATTAGTTCTTGGTCACATGAATCCTGATACCGATAGCATTGTTTCCGCCATTGTCGCCGCTGATCTGTACAGCAAGCGCGGTATGGACGTCACCCCGGTTGCCCAGGGCGCGCCCACTCCCGAAACCGAATTCGTTCTGAAGAAGTTCGGCCTCACTGCTCCGCAGGTTATCTCCGATGTGGCTGGCAAAGATGTTTATCTGGTTGACTACTCCGATCTGGCCCAGGCCCCCAAGGGCATGGATTCCGCCACTGTGCTCGGCGTTGTCGACCACCACAAGCTTGGTGACGTGACCACCTCTGCGCCGCTGGAAGCCTGGATTTGGCCCGTTGGCTGCACCAACACTGTTCTTAAGAACATGTACGACTTCTACGGCATCGAAATTCCCAAGAACCTTGCTGGCGCCATGCTTTGCGCCATCCTGTCCGACACGGTTATTTTCAAGTCGCCCACCTGTACCCCTGCCGACAAAAAGGCCGTTGAAGAACTGGCCAAGATCGCAGGCGTGAGCGATGTGGTGTCTTTGGGCATGGAAATGTTCAAGGTCAAGAGTGCCGTTGACGGCACCCCCATGAAGGATCTCGTCTTCCGCGACTATAAAGATTTTGACATGAATGGCAGCAAAGTCGGCATTGGCCAGCTTGAAGTTGTCGACCTGTCCATCCTTGAGCCCGTAAAGGCTGGCCTGCAGGCCGAAATTGAAAAGGTTAAAGCTGAAGGCCGCCACAGCGTGTTCCTGCTGCTGACCGACATCATGAAAGAAGGTTCGGAAATGCTTATCGTATCCGATGATCCTTCCGTGGTGGAAAAGGCTTTTGGCGTAAAGGCTGAAGGCAGTACCGTTTGGCTGCCCGGCGTGATGAGCCGTAAAAAGCAGGTCGTGCCCAACTTTGAAAAGGCCTTCAAATAA
- a CDS encoding PTS sugar transporter subunit IIB, translating to MWFRVDNRLVHGQVIEAWLPYTGARHLVVANDELAADELRQQIIELAVPQRIITHFIPVHDLARTLDACGEDSFVLFGNCQDARRASGAGVIMETLNIGNLHYGPEKIQILPHVALSAQDREDLHSIQQHLVQLDFRSVPTETVRGPHEQLI from the coding sequence ATGTGGTTCCGCGTTGATAATCGTTTGGTGCACGGGCAGGTCATAGAGGCGTGGTTACCCTATACTGGTGCCAGGCACCTGGTGGTTGCCAACGACGAGCTTGCTGCAGACGAACTGCGCCAGCAGATAATTGAACTTGCCGTGCCACAACGTATTATCACCCATTTCATTCCGGTACACGACCTGGCCAGAACGCTTGACGCCTGCGGCGAAGACAGCTTTGTTCTTTTTGGCAATTGCCAGGATGCTCGACGCGCCAGCGGAGCGGGCGTCATTATGGAAACTCTCAATATTGGCAACCTGCATTACGGCCCGGAAAAAATACAAATTCTTCCCCATGTGGCGTTGTCAGCCCAGGACAGGGAAGACCTGCACTCTATCCAGCAGCACCTTGTACAACTGGATTTCCGCAGTGTTCCCACAGAAACCGTAAGGGGTCCCCATGAACAACTTATATGA
- a CDS encoding PTS sugar transporter subunit IIA, which produces MTDENKKTQVGIIIVSHADYGSAMLRTAEFILGPQSDCSSISVDVAHEVSETVRRLTDAAQRLDKGAGVIILTDMFGGTPTNLALSLLTTHKVEVVTGVNLPMLLKVFSTREKPLEELAQLAGEAGAKGIVVAGNMLRNKARAKNDG; this is translated from the coding sequence ATGACGGACGAAAACAAGAAGACACAGGTGGGTATCATCATCGTTTCGCATGCCGACTATGGTTCGGCAATGTTGCGGACTGCTGAATTCATTCTGGGGCCGCAAAGCGACTGTAGCTCCATTAGTGTGGACGTTGCCCACGAAGTGTCTGAAACCGTACGACGCCTTACTGACGCAGCCCAAAGGCTGGACAAGGGGGCTGGGGTCATTATTCTTACTGACATGTTCGGCGGCACCCCAACCAACTTGGCTCTTTCACTTTTGACCACGCACAAGGTTGAGGTTGTAACGGGAGTGAATCTCCCTATGCTTCTCAAAGTTTTCTCAACACGCGAAAAACCTTTGGAAGAACTGGCGCAACTGGCAGGCGAAGCGGGGGCAAAGGGCATCGTGGTTGCCGGAAATATGTTGCGTAATAAGGCCCGAGCCAAAAACGACGGCTAG
- the rapZ gene encoding RNase adapter RapZ: MNTTKQQPEESAAEICAAEQPVAVCIVTGLSGAGKSTALKVFEDMGHFVVDGLPASLAPEMVAMMARPSMSHFKGIALGMDLRQSNFLDEINEALSDLTAKNVRPMLLFLECDVQELLRRYATTRRPHPLEREGLGLETALLSERNSLRPLREMADLVVDTSRFSIHDLRRAIQKRWSDSKSKLRAIKVNVISFGFKYGVPREADFVFDLRFLSNPYFVEELRPQCGKDKAVAQYVFNQPHAREFRAKLMDLLLFMLPLMEAEGRYRVTIAVGCTGGRHRSVAMAEEILQALKQADYPTTLEHRHLELG; the protein is encoded by the coding sequence ATGAACACCACAAAACAACAGCCCGAAGAGTCTGCAGCTGAAATCTGTGCAGCTGAGCAGCCCGTGGCCGTGTGCATAGTAACCGGCCTTTCCGGAGCGGGTAAAAGCACGGCTCTAAAAGTTTTTGAAGATATGGGCCATTTTGTGGTGGATGGGTTGCCAGCGAGCTTGGCTCCTGAAATGGTCGCCATGATGGCTCGCCCCTCCATGAGCCACTTCAAGGGCATTGCCCTTGGCATGGATCTGCGGCAGAGCAATTTTCTGGATGAGATTAACGAGGCATTGTCTGACCTTACGGCCAAAAATGTCCGTCCCATGCTTCTTTTTCTGGAATGCGACGTTCAGGAGCTTCTGCGGCGCTACGCGACAACCCGCCGCCCTCACCCGCTTGAACGTGAGGGGCTGGGCCTTGAAACCGCCCTGCTTTCCGAGCGCAACAGCTTGCGCCCTCTGCGGGAGATGGCCGACCTTGTCGTTGACACATCACGCTTTTCCATTCACGACCTGCGGCGTGCCATTCAGAAGCGCTGGAGCGACAGCAAAAGCAAGCTCCGCGCCATCAAGGTCAACGTAATTTCTTTTGGTTTCAAATACGGTGTCCCGCGCGAAGCCGACTTTGTATTTGACCTGCGCTTTCTCAGCAATCCGTACTTTGTAGAAGAACTGCGCCCGCAATGCGGCAAAGACAAGGCTGTTGCGCAATACGTTTTCAATCAGCCGCACGCACGCGAATTTCGCGCCAAGCTTATGGATTTGCTTTTGTTCATGCTGCCGCTTATGGAAGCTGAAGGCCGTTACCGCGTCACCATTGCTGTTGGATGCACTGGGGGACGCCACCGTTCAGTGGCCATGGCCGAAGAAATTTTGCAGGCATTAAAACAGGCTGACTATCCAACAACTCTGGAACACCGACATCTTGAACTTGGCTAA